From Montipora foliosa isolate CH-2021 unplaced genomic scaffold, ASM3666993v2 scaffold_199, whole genome shotgun sequence, the proteins below share one genomic window:
- the LOC137986414 gene encoding uncharacterized protein: MPGLLLFIDFEKAFDSVDWDYLTTSLKAFNFGPEFIKWVKTFYKNVSSCILNNGFFSESFLLERGVRQGDPLSPYLFVTAVEILAIAIRSDSNIRGVKVSDDETKVLAYADDMTATLSDIPSVEGLLVVLHAFERCSGLKMNLKKTNGHVGWG, encoded by the coding sequence ATGCCCGGTTTACTGCTgtttattgattttgaaaaggcatttgactCCGTAGATTGGGACTACCTTACTACCTCTTTAAAAGCATTCAATTTTGGTCCAGAATTTATTAAATGGGTGAAGACCTTCTACAAAAATGTTTCTAGTTGCATATTAAATAATGGTTTTTTCTCCGAGTCCTTTTTGTTAGAAAGAGGTGTTAGGCAAGGCGACCCATTATCACCTTATTTATTTGTCACAGCTGTTGAAATTTTAGCTATAGCTATTAGATCTGATAGCAACATAAGGGGTGTTAAAGTTAGTGATgatgaaacaaaagttcttgCTTATGCAGATGACATGACTGCTACTTTGTCTGATATCCCTTCTGTCGAGGGATTACTTGTTGTTCTTCATGCCTTCGAGAGATGTTCTGGGCTAAAAAtgaatttaaagaaaactaaTGGCCATGTGGGTTGGGGCTAA